Proteins from one Xenopus tropicalis strain Nigerian chromosome 1, UCB_Xtro_10.0, whole genome shotgun sequence genomic window:
- the LOC108645666 gene encoding nicotinamide N-methyltransferase, producing the protein MAELEGNSAVWTHKEEELKRRIKHLLKCDVSAENLVDERTVPKADCLLTAWILETISQDETSYCNNFKKMSALLKLGGHLVLIGDIQGSFFIVGGHKYHILPIGEEFLRKTLEDEGYSIVFYSAVGRNAEKQTTNYEKIVCIIARKVRER; encoded by the exons ATGGCGGAACTGGAAGGAAAcag TGCTGTTTGGACACATAAAGAAGAAGAgctaaaaagaagaataaaacacCTACTGAAATGTGATGTTTCAGCAGAAAACCTGGTTGATGAAAGGACGGTTCCAAAGGCAGACTGTCTCCTCACAGCATGGATCCTGGAGACCATTAGCCAAGATGAAACTTCCTACTGTAACAATTTCAAGAAAATGTCAGCTTTGCTAAAATTAGGAGGTCACCTGGTCTTAATTGGAGATATCCAGGGATCCTTTTTCATTGTCGGGGGCCACAAGTATCACATCTTACCCATTGGGGAAGAGTTCTTAAGGAAGACTCTAGAGGATGAAGGTTactctattgtattctatagtGCAGTGGGGAGGAACGCTGAGAAGCAAACAACTAATTATGAGAAGATTGTGTGTATCATAGCCCGCAAAGTAAGGGAAAGATAG